TCCGGGCGAACACCGCTGCTTTTCGGCCGAATATCTACTGCACGAACCGCCCAGCGCGGTTTGATTTCTATCAAAACCGAATCCGAAAAGGAAAAATAGGCAAAGGCGGAGGCCGGCGATTTATAAACAAAAACTTCTTGGCCGTTCACCCACAGCTGAAAATCAGCTGATTTCTGCGCCTGCGGCGGGGCGGGATAAATGATTACCTCACTCTGCAGTCTAGCCGCCAGTAACAAACTGAAAGATAACATAAGAAAATAAAAATGTTTCATACAAGCGCCTTTTAGTGCTTGATGTTAACACCTATTTTTCGGAAAAGACGTCCAAACTCCATTGATTTGCCCATTTTATCTCGATGCGGTCATCTTTGCCAAAGCGGATCGGCAACCAAATATAGCGGCCGTCGATCGCGTTTTTCGGATTCCAGCGGTCGGCCATAAATATAAAAGCTCCCGCTATCCCATGCACCGGCAAAACAAAGGTGCTCTGCGCATGAAAAGTCAATTCGGCGCCCGGACCAACACAGGGATTGCCGAGTTCCCGCCAGGGTCCCCAAATCGATTCCGCAACCGCCGAGCGCGCGGCGTTGGGTTCCCAACCGGTGCAGGCGGAACCGATGAAATAGTACTTGCCGTTGTACTTGAAAATCGCCGGCGCCTCTGTAAAGCGGCCGACGAAAACCCTAACATATTCTCCCGAATAGGAGAGATAATCGTCCGTCAGTTTTGAAATGTGCAGAGTACTGTTTTCCTCGGAAGCGTAGATATGATAAGCCGCACCGTCGTCATCAACAAACAGCGTCTGGTCGCGCGCCATCTGGCCGCCGGCGAAATCGCGGGCGTAGAGGCGCAGCTCGTCGGCCGGGAGCGGCAGGCTGCCGCCGCTGTATTCATATTCCGCCGCCCGCGGATTCGGCAGTCGTTCAGATTCTGTGACATTTTTAGGCCAAAAACCGGCATTAGGACGAAAGCTTTTGATGAATACATAAGGTCCGGTCGGTTGTTTGGCCACAGCCACGCCGCTGCGCGCCGTCTTATAGCCCATGTCTCTGAGCTCGAGGTGAAACCACATGACGAACTTGTCGGTTTTGGCGTTATAAATCACCTTCGGCCGTTCCAGGATGCAACCGGCAGCAAGATCGTGCGTCGAGTCATCTTTGACCACCGACAAGACAATGCCTTCATCCCGCCAGTTATAAAGATCCGTGGAAGAATAACAATGCACACCGACCCAAGCTTGATTGCCCGCTTCGCCGGCGATCTTGTGTTCGCCGAACCAATAATAGACACCGTCGTGGTACAGAATGCCGCCGCCGTGCGCGTTGATGTGAAAGCCGCGGTCGTCAAGCCATAGTTCGCCGGGATAAAAAGCACGATAATGCATCCCGTCCGCATGAGCGGCCGGTGAAGCAACGATAAAAACTAGGCTGAAAAGGGTTATTGAGCCTACCATCAGAGTTCCTTTATTGAGAGAAATATTTGTTCAGAACGGATTGTCCAGTTATTTTTTCTACTTTTTTCTCCGAATACCGAACGCCAAATCCTGCTCCACCTTCATGGGAGTCAGCGAAATCTTGCCGCCCGATGAACGAACGATCTCTTCCGCCAAGATCTTTCCGCTTGCCGGATCGAGCCATTGCACATGATATTCGCCCGCCGGCAGATCGATTTGCAGGGCTGCAGCAATCGTCTGAGCAGTCTCGGGGAAAAACGGCTTGAGGTCGCCGCTGAAAAAGATGCTGTCGACTCCGGCGCTTTGTCGAAAGTTCTTTAATTCCGTATCGTCAAAGTAATCAACCCTTAGGCCGGGAGCGCCGTCCGCTTGGCGGAAACAGCGTGCGGGGATGGCCACTTTTTCTATCCCTCTCCCCCAGCGGATGGAAGCGGCGGCGCCGCCGACGCCTTGATAATACTCCATGACGAAATCGACCGGTTTGCCGGTCTGAAGATGAATGCGGCCGCTGTTTTCCAGCGGCGCGTGGCCGGTCCAGTCGTCGATCAGCAGTCTGCCGTCCACCCATAGGCGCACACCGTCGTCGGTCGTGGTATAAAAAACGATTTCCCCGCTCCACTCCGGAATCAGCTTGCCCGACCAGCGCAGCGAGAGGTTTTGCGCCTGTTCGCCCTTCCGGTAAAGATAACCGATATATGCTACCCCTTCCTGCCCTAAAAGTCTGCCGTTCAGGCCGTCGGGCACGCCTGCAAGCTTGTCCTGCAAAGGCGTCATTTTGATGAAATCAAAGCTTTCGATAAACTCACGCATGATTTTGAGCTGGGAACGCAGCGAGCGTCCTCCGCCCCCAGACTGCGTATTGGGAAATGCGAAGGTCCCGTCTTCAAAACCGACGGCATAGGAATAATCCAGATGGTTGTAAATTGCCCCGCCGGAAACGATAAAATTCCATCCTTCTTTGCGGTAAGGATCGTCGTGAACGCCGGCGAAACCGGTCTCATCATCCCCCAGCGGCTTGTTGAGATGATAGTTCAAATCGACGGCGGCGCTGACGGCATAGTGAAAATTGAAAATGTCGACATTGGGGTCGGGATTCTCGATCTTGGCGCTGTTGTTGGCTATGTTGCGGGCAATCAGATGCTTTTTCGGCAGCGCTGCCTCGGCTTCACGG
This is a stretch of genomic DNA from candidate division KSB1 bacterium. It encodes these proteins:
- a CDS encoding glycoside hydrolase family 43 protein, whose product is MHYRAFYPGELWLDDRGFHINAHGGGILYHDGVYYWFGEHKIAGEAGNQAWVGVHCYSSTDLYNWRDEGIVLSVVKDDSTHDLAAGCILERPKVIYNAKTDKFVMWFHLELRDMGYKTARSGVAVAKQPTGPYVFIKSFRPNAGFWPKNVTESERLPNPRAAEYEYSGGSLPLPADELRLYARDFAGGQMARDQTLFVDDDGAAYHIYASEENSTLHISKLTDDYLSYSGEYVRVFVGRFTEAPAIFKYNGKYYFIGSACTGWEPNAARSAVAESIWGPWRELGNPCVGPGAELTFHAQSTFVLPVHGIAGAFIFMADRWNPKNAIDGRYIWLPIRFGKDDRIEIKWANQWSLDVFSEK
- a CDS encoding PA14 domain-containing protein yields the protein AVLNSEFDYVKYLDEVQRSGQNLTRTFSGVYCEPPSAFNITRNTLAPAEGKLICPWARSDQPGYANGGNKFDLTKWDDAYFSRLKSFVAEADKRGIVVEYVFFCPMYEETMWDLSPMNVRNNVNGVGDCPRDQVYTLMHADLTRVQEALVRKVVQELNDFDNLYYEICNEPYFVNVTDEFQRYISRIIREAEAALPKKHLIARNIANNSAKIENPDPNVDIFNFHYAVSAAVDLNYHLNKPLGDDETGFAGVHDDPYRKEGWNFIVSGGAIYNHLDYSYAVGFEDGTFAFPNTQSGGGGRSLRSQLKIMREFIESFDFIKMTPLQDKLAGVPDGLNGRLLGQEGVAYIGYLYRKGEQAQNLSLRWSGKLIPEWSGEIVFYTTTDDGVRLWVDGRLLIDDWTGHAPLENSGRIHLQTGKPVDFVMEYYQGVGGAAASIRWGRGIEKVAIPARCFRQADGAPGLRVDYFDDTELKNFRQSAGVDSIFFSGDLKPFFPETAQTIAAALQIDLPAGEYHVQWLDPASGKILAEEIVRSSGGKISLTPMKVEQDLAFGIRRKK